The proteins below are encoded in one region of Hordeum vulgare subsp. vulgare chromosome 3H, MorexV3_pseudomolecules_assembly, whole genome shotgun sequence:
- the LOC123440482 gene encoding probable glutathione S-transferase GSTU1, with protein MGGEKKGLVLLDFWVSPFAQRCRIALAEKGLVYESLEQELLGDKSDLLLGSNPVHKKVPVLLHDGRAVCESLVILEYIEDAFPGAAPQLLPADPYARAQARFWADYVDKRVYSCGTRLWKLKGEGRAAARAEMLETLRTLDAELGDKAFFGGEALGFVDVTLIPLTSWFYSYEKQGGFSVEEECPRLAEWARRCGERESVAKVLTAPEEVHDFIGLLKKHYGLE; from the coding sequence ATGGGTGGTGAGAAGAAGGGGCTGGTGCTGCTGGACTTCTGGGTGAGCCCGTTCGCGCAGCGCTGCCGCATTGCGCTGGCCGAGAAGGGCCTGGTCTACGAGTCCCTGGAGCAGGAGCTGCTGGGCGACAAGAGCGACCTCCTCCTCGGCTCCAACCCCGTCCACAAGAAGGTGCCCGTGCTCCTCCACGACGGCCGCGCCGTCTGCGAGTCCCTCGTCATCCTCGAGTACATCGAGGACGCCTTCCCCGGCGCGGCCCCGCAGCTCCTCCCCGCCGACCCGTACGCGCGCGCGCAGGCGCGCTTCTGGGCCGACTACGTGGACAAGAGGGTATACAGCTGCGGGACGCGGCTatggaagctcaagggggagggGCGCGCGGCGGCGCGGGCCGAGATGCTGGAGACGCTCAGGACGCTGGACGCCGAGCTCGGGGACAAGGCATTCTTCGGCGGCGAGGCGCTCGGGTTCGTGGACGTCACGCTCATACCGCTAACCTCCTGGTTCTACAGCTACGAGAAGCAAGGCGGGTTCAGCGTCGAGGAAGAGTGCCCGAGGCTGGCGGAGTGGGCGCGGCGGTGTGGGGAGAGGGAGAGCGTGGCCAAGGTCCTGACGGCGCCGGAGGAGGTGCACGACTTCATCGGCCTCCTCAAGAAGCACTACGGCCTCGAGTAG